In the Sarcophilus harrisii chromosome 3, mSarHar1.11, whole genome shotgun sequence genome, one interval contains:
- the SNX19 gene encoding sorting nexin-19 isoform X2 yields MPSPQGPEPSPDPLLGGRKLMALGAVLGWLLLVHLLVNVWLLCLLWALLMVLGGWVGSQAVAGVTGRLHLERFVSLPSCPASPEAEKQLEQEIDHTIQKIVRDFVSSWYCTVSREPAFEEEVRAAMAGMARELRRRMALVDRRALTQRVLALCGCHLQSYLKAREAAGARAAPAQLWEAYCGAAACHPALLSPGAELAYARGIVDLVLQGLAPKPHLETRTGRYVVVELITCNVLLPLISKMSDPDWIHLALVGIFSKAKAGTCEEPEPARRAKPPSQPPVPRSLPLTVPAERLPEARSPSPGAGLALPHGRGPEGPGGRSPEVEEGQEALEGDLNVEAEGRKPGNSAPHFLQPDTRGPLFLCEDSELDSPLSDLGRDPDSIMLMTPSDFLTDRLQDALTALESGPEALEPEEGAEPEEGPGPDPGLLASMLKPCPEIQINAAEKEEEQEELASLAALLEGPQRAPLPRPSCLEKDLTNGVSPLDPSLPPGLLSSSPTGPLSSATFSFEPLSSPEGPVVIQNLRITGTITAREHSGTSFHPYTLYTVKYETALDSENSSGLQQVAYHTVNRRYREFLNLQTRLEEKPDLRKFIKNVKGPKKLFPDLPFGNMDSDRVEARKSLLESFLKQLCAIPEIANSEEVQEFLALNTDARIAFVKKPFMVSRIDKMVVSAIVDTLKTAFPRSEPQSPTEDLSEAETDGKPQTEGKKTNKSRLRFPSSKIAPVLNVAESHEKVLYCLRESNVESDILSISGMESFIEKQSKFLEIQAEEAFEKDLEQTPKECTDDSSEGPSDNAASSQDESNSDQESETELADTALDLLLLLMMEQWRWLCTENMQKALHLLFGTLIQRWLVENSGLSEDHRF; encoded by the exons ATGCCTTCCCCCCAGGGGCCTGAGCCGAGCCCGGACCCCCTGCTGGGGGGCCGGAAGCTGATGGCCCTGGGGGCCGTGCTGGGCTGGCTGCTGCTGGTGCACCTGCTGGTCAACGTGTGGCTGCTGTGCCTGCTCTGGGCGCTGCTGATGGTGCTGGGGGGCTGGGTGGGCTCGCAGGCCGTGGCCGGGGTCACCGGGCGGCTGCACCTGGAGCGCTTCGTCTCCCTGCCCAGCTGCCCCGCCAGCCCCGAGGCCGAGAAGCAGCTGGAGCAGGAGATCGACCACACCATCCAGAAGATCGTCCGGGACTTCGTGTCCTCCTGGTACTGCACGGTGAGCCGCGAGCCGGCCTTTGAGGAGGAGGTGAGGGCAGCCATGGCGGGCATGGCCCGGGAGCTCAGGAGGAGGATGGCCCTGGTGGACAGGCGGGCCCTGACCCAAAGGGTTCTGGCCCTCTGCGGCTGCCACCTGCAGAGCTACCTGAAGGCCAGGGAGGCCGCGGGTGCCCGGGCCGCGCCGGCTCAGCTGTGGGAGGCTTACTGCGGGGCCGCTGCCTGCCACCCTGCCCTGCTGAGCCCCGGCGCAGAGCTGGCCTACGCCCGGGGCATCGTGGACCTGGTGCTGCAGGGGCTGGCGCCCAAGCCCCATCTGGAGACCAGGACCGGGCGCTACGTGGTGGTGGAGCTCATCACGTGCAACGTGCTCCTGCCACTGATCAGCAAGATGTCCGACCCCGACTGGATCCACCTTGCCTTGGTTGGCATCTTCTCCAAGGCCAAAGCAGGGACCTGCGAAGAGCCCGAGCCAGCCCGCCGGGCAAAGCCGCCCAGCCAGCCGCCGGTGCCCAGGTCCTTGCCGCTGACCGTGCCAGCAGAGAGGCTGCCTGAGGCGAGGAGCCCGTCCCCGGGGGCAGGCCTGGCCCTTCCCCACGGCAGGGGGCCCGAGGGGCCGGGGGGCCGCTCCCCCGAGGTGGAGGAAGGCCAGGAGGCGCTGGAGGGGGACCTGAACGTGGAGGCCGAGGGCAGGAAGCCGGGAAACAGCGCGCCCCACTTTCTGCAGCCCGACACCCGGGGGCCCCTGTTCCTGTGCGAGGACTCGGAACTGGACTCGCCCCTTTCTGACCTGGGCAGGGACCCGGACTCCATCATGCTCATGACTCCCAGCGACTTCCTCACCGACAGGCTTCAGGATGCCCTGACTGCCCTGGAGAGCGGCCCAGAGGCCCTGGAGCCCGAGGAAGGCGCCGAGCCCGAGGAGGGCCCAGGGCCAGACCCAGGCCTGCTGGCCTCCATGCTCAAGCCCTGCCCCGAAATCCAGATCAACGCGGCCGAGAAagaagaggagcaggaagagCTCGCCTCCCTGGCAGCGCTGCTGGAAGGGCCCCAGCGGGCCCCTCTCCCTCGGCCCTCCTGTCTGGAGAAGGACCTGACCAACGGCGTTAGCCCCCTGGACCCCAGCCTGCCCCCGGGCTTGCTCTCATCCTCCCCGACTGGCCCCCTGAGCTCGGCCACGTTCAGCTTCGAGCCCCTCAGCAGCCCCGAAGGCCCAGTTGTCATCCAAAACCTGCGCATCACGGGAACCATCACCGCCCGGGAGCACAGTGGGACCAGCTTCCATCCCTATACGCTCTACACAGTGAAG TATGAGACAGCCCTTGACAGTGAGAACAGCAGCGGCCTTCAGCAGGTGGCTTACCACACTGTGAACCGTCGCTACCGGGAGTTTCTGAATCTGCAGACCAGACTGGAGGAGAAACCAGACCTACGGAAGTTCATCAAAA aTGTGAAGGGTCCCAAGAAGCTCTTTCCTGATCTTCCATTTGGAAACATGGACAGTGACAGGGTGGAAGCCCGTAAGAGTCTTCTGGAGTCATTCCTGAAG CAACTGTGTGCCATCCCTGAGATTGCCAACAGTGAAGAAGTACAAGAGTTCCTGGCTCTCAACACAGATGCTCGAATAGCTTTTGTCAAGAAACCTTTCATGGTCTCAAGAATAGACAAG ATGGTAGTGAGTGCCATTGTAGATACCTTAAAGACTGCGTTTCCTCGCTCCGAACCCCAGAGCCCTACAGAAGATCTGAGTGAAGCAGAGACTGACGGCAAGCCGCAAACTGAGGGCAAGAAGACCAATAA GTCTAGACTAAGATTCCCATCTAGCAAAATTGCTCCTGTATTAAATGTGGCTGAATCACATGAGAAGGTCTTGTATTGCCTCCGGGAAAGTAATGTG GAGTCAGACATCCTGTCAATCTCTGGGATGGAGTCGTTCATTGAAAAGCAGAGTAAGTTCTTGGAAATACAAGCAGAAGAAGCCTTTGAAAAAGATTTGGAGCAGACCCCCAAAGAATGTACAGATGACAGTAGTGAGGGCCCCTCAGATAATGCTGCTTCATCTCAAGATGAGAGCAACAGTGACCAAG